One stretch of Sulfuricystis multivorans DNA includes these proteins:
- the metH gene encoding methionine synthase — protein sequence MRPDRSRELMELLAQRILILDGAMGTMVQKHGLVEDDYRGGRFKNHPKDLKGNNDLLCLTRPDVIAGIHAAYLEAGADIIETNTFNATRVSQSEYGLEDLAYELNLAGARLAREVADRYATVDKPRFVAGVLGPTSRTCSLSPDVNDPGFRNISFDALAADYAESVRGLVEGGADILLIETVFDTLNAKAAVYAIENFFAQAGRRWPVMISGTITDASGRTLSGQTAEAFWNSLRHARPLSFGLNCALGAKELRQYVEEIGRVADCFVSAHPNAGLPNAFGGYDETPEMLASELEQWAKDGLLNIAGGCCGTTPEHIRAIAAVLKDIPPRRPVGADSQLRLAGLEPLNIGPDSLFVNVGERTNVTGSRAFARMILEDRFDEALQVARQQVENGAQIIDINMDEAMLDAKAAMVRFLNLIAAEPDIARVPIMIDSSKWEVIEAGLKCIQGKGIVNSISMKEGEEKFLAQARAARRLGAAVIVMAFDEAGQADTFQRKIEICQRAYELLTADGFPADDIIFDPNVFAIATGIPEHDNYAVDFIEAVRWIKQHLPHAKTSGGISNVSFSFRGNEPVRAAIHTVFLYHAIRAGLTMGIVNAGQLGVYDELDPLLREKVEDVVLNRKPGAGEALVEFAQSVKGQAKEEKQDLAWREWPVEKRLEHALVKGITEFVVADTEECRAKLAAEGKPPLAVIEGPLMAGMNVVGDLFGAGKMFLPQVVKSARVMKQAVAHLVPYIEEEKKRTGAAAKGKIVLATVKGDVHDIGKNIVGVVLACNGYEIVDLGVMVAADKILHAAKEHSADAVGLSGLITPSLEEMAHVASEMQRRGFTAPLLIGGATTSRAHTAIKIAPNYHGTVVYVPDASRAVGVVTKLLSEDQAAAYRAEIAADYAKLREQHAAKQGVKLLSLEAARANRPKLDYVPCKPRRPGIRPLCKIDLATLARYIDWGPFFQTWDLPGRFPQLLDDPKVGEQARAVHADAQAMLQKIIDEQWLIANAVFGLFPANSVGDDIEIYADEAREQVLMTWRGLRQQHERPSGQPNLCLADFIAPRGIPDYIGAFAVTAGLGIESKLEEFAAQHDDYHAIMLKALADRLAEAAAEWLHERVRIDDWGYAREAEHGKLGLDDLIAEKYQGIRPAPGYPACPDHTVKKDLFALLDVPRNTGMGLTENFAMTPAASVAGFYFAHPQAKYFAVTKIGRDQLEDWARRANLSLQEAEKWLAPLL from the coding sequence ATGCGGCCAGATCGTTCCCGCGAGCTCATGGAGCTGCTCGCGCAGCGCATTCTCATCCTCGATGGTGCGATGGGCACCATGGTGCAGAAGCATGGGCTCGTCGAGGACGACTATCGCGGCGGACGCTTCAAGAATCATCCCAAGGATCTGAAGGGCAACAACGACCTGTTGTGCCTGACCCGGCCGGACGTGATCGCCGGCATCCATGCGGCTTATCTCGAGGCCGGGGCGGACATCATCGAGACCAATACCTTCAACGCCACGCGCGTCTCGCAATCCGAGTACGGTCTCGAAGACCTGGCCTATGAGCTCAATTTGGCCGGCGCCCGGCTGGCGCGTGAAGTGGCCGACCGGTACGCCACAGTCGACAAGCCGCGCTTCGTCGCCGGCGTGCTCGGCCCCACCTCGCGCACCTGCTCGCTCTCGCCGGATGTCAATGATCCGGGCTTTCGCAACATCAGCTTCGATGCGCTGGCTGCCGATTATGCCGAGTCGGTGCGCGGACTCGTCGAGGGCGGCGCCGACATCCTGCTCATCGAGACGGTGTTCGATACGCTGAATGCGAAGGCGGCCGTCTATGCGATCGAAAACTTCTTCGCGCAAGCCGGCCGCCGCTGGCCGGTGATGATCTCCGGCACGATCACCGATGCTTCGGGGCGCACGCTTTCCGGCCAGACCGCCGAAGCCTTCTGGAATTCGCTGCGCCATGCGCGGCCGCTCTCGTTTGGTCTGAACTGCGCGCTCGGCGCGAAAGAGCTGCGCCAGTATGTCGAAGAGATCGGTCGGGTGGCCGACTGCTTCGTCTCGGCGCATCCGAATGCGGGCTTACCGAATGCCTTCGGCGGTTATGACGAGACGCCGGAAATGCTCGCCAGCGAACTGGAACAGTGGGCCAAGGATGGCCTGCTCAACATCGCCGGCGGCTGCTGTGGCACCACGCCCGAGCACATCCGCGCGATCGCCGCGGTGCTCAAAGACATCCCGCCGCGCCGTCCTGTCGGCGCCGACTCTCAGCTGCGTCTGGCGGGGCTGGAGCCCTTGAACATCGGCCCGGACTCGCTGTTCGTCAATGTCGGCGAGCGCACCAACGTCACCGGCTCGCGGGCTTTTGCGCGGATGATCCTCGAAGACCGCTTCGATGAAGCCTTGCAGGTCGCCCGCCAGCAGGTCGAAAACGGCGCGCAGATCATCGACATCAACATGGACGAGGCGATGCTCGACGCCAAGGCGGCGATGGTGCGTTTCCTGAATCTGATCGCTGCGGAGCCCGATATCGCGCGCGTGCCGATCATGATCGATTCCTCGAAGTGGGAGGTGATCGAAGCCGGCCTCAAATGCATCCAGGGCAAGGGCATCGTCAATTCGATCTCGATGAAGGAGGGCGAGGAGAAATTCCTCGCCCAAGCCCGAGCAGCGCGGCGGCTGGGCGCAGCCGTGATCGTGATGGCCTTCGACGAAGCCGGCCAGGCCGACACGTTCCAACGCAAGATCGAGATCTGCCAGCGGGCGTATGAGCTTCTGACCGCCGACGGCTTTCCGGCCGATGACATCATCTTCGATCCGAACGTGTTCGCGATCGCCACCGGCATCCCGGAGCACGACAACTACGCGGTCGATTTCATCGAGGCGGTGCGCTGGATCAAGCAGCACCTGCCGCATGCGAAAACCTCGGGCGGCATCTCGAACGTCTCTTTTTCGTTTCGCGGCAACGAGCCGGTGCGCGCCGCGATCCACACCGTCTTCCTCTACCATGCGATCCGTGCGGGACTCACGATGGGCATCGTCAACGCCGGGCAATTGGGGGTTTACGACGAGCTCGATCCGCTGTTGCGCGAGAAGGTCGAAGACGTCGTCCTGAACCGCAAGCCTGGTGCCGGCGAGGCGCTGGTCGAATTCGCGCAGAGCGTCAAGGGTCAGGCGAAGGAGGAAAAACAGGACCTGGCCTGGCGGGAATGGCCGGTCGAGAAACGCCTCGAGCATGCGCTGGTGAAGGGCATCACGGAGTTCGTCGTCGCCGATACCGAGGAATGCCGCGCCAAGCTCGCTGCCGAAGGCAAGCCGCCGCTCGCCGTGATCGAAGGGCCGCTGATGGCCGGCATGAACGTGGTCGGCGATCTCTTTGGCGCTGGCAAGATGTTCCTGCCGCAGGTGGTCAAATCGGCGCGCGTGATGAAGCAGGCGGTGGCGCATCTGGTGCCCTACATCGAGGAAGAGAAGAAACGCACCGGCGCTGCCGCGAAGGGCAAGATCGTGCTCGCGACGGTGAAGGGCGATGTGCACGACATCGGCAAGAACATCGTCGGCGTGGTGCTCGCCTGCAACGGCTACGAGATCGTCGATCTGGGCGTGATGGTCGCGGCTGACAAGATCCTCCACGCGGCCAAAGAACACAGCGCCGATGCGGTGGGACTCTCGGGTCTGATCACGCCGTCATTGGAAGAGATGGCCCATGTCGCCAGTGAAATGCAGCGGCGCGGCTTCACGGCGCCGCTCTTGATCGGCGGGGCGACGACGAGCCGCGCGCATACCGCGATCAAGATCGCACCGAATTATCACGGCACGGTGGTCTATGTGCCGGACGCCTCGCGCGCGGTCGGCGTCGTCACCAAGTTGCTCTCCGAAGATCAGGCGGCGGCCTATCGCGCCGAGATCGCCGCCGATTACGCGAAGCTGCGCGAGCAGCATGCGGCCAAACAGGGCGTCAAACTCCTGTCGCTCGAGGCAGCGCGCGCGAATCGTCCCAAGCTCGACTATGTGCCCTGCAAACCGCGCCGGCCGGGCATCCGGCCGTTGTGCAAAATCGATCTGGCGACACTGGCGCGCTACATCGATTGGGGGCCGTTTTTCCAGACCTGGGACTTGCCGGGCCGCTTTCCGCAGCTCCTCGACGATCCGAAAGTCGGCGAACAGGCGCGCGCGGTCCATGCCGACGCGCAGGCGATGCTGCAAAAGATCATCGACGAGCAGTGGCTCATCGCCAACGCGGTCTTCGGCCTGTTTCCGGCCAACAGCGTCGGCGACGACATCGAAATCTATGCCGATGAGGCGCGCGAGCAAGTCTTGATGACCTGGCGGGGCTTACGCCAGCAGCACGAGCGGCCATCCGGCCAGCCGAATCTGTGCCTGGCCGATTTCATCGCGCCGCGCGGCATACCCGATTACATCGGCGCTTTCGCCGTCACTGCCGGACTGGGCATCGAATCGAAGCTCGAAGAATTCGCGGCCCAGCACGACGACTACCACGCGATCATGCTCAAAGCCTTGGCCGATCGGCTCGCCGAGGCCGCCGCCGAGTGGCTGCACGAGCGCGTGCGCATCGACGACTGGGGCTATGCCCGTGAGGCCGAGCACGGCAAGCTCGGCCTGGATGACCTGATCGCGGAAAAGTACCAGGGCATCCGCCCGGCGCCGGGCTATCCGGCCTGCCCGGATCACACGGTGAAAAAAGACTTGTTCGCGCTGCTCGATGTGCCGCGCAACACTGGCATGGGGCTGACCGAGAATTTCGCGATGACGCCGGCGGCTTCGGTGGCGGGTTTCTATTTTGCCCATCCACAGGCAAAATACTTCGCGGTGACGAAAATCGGCCGCGACCAGCTTGAAGATTGGGCTAGACGCGCCAATCTGTCGCTCCAAGAAGCCGAAAAATGGCTCGCCCCCTTGCTGTGA
- a CDS encoding rhodanese-like domain-containing protein, whose translation MEHLTPKEAAKFLEDNPKALFIDCRSEMEYLFVGHPAGALHVAWNDGPDWEINPHFVGEVKKLAGHVHDRPVVLICRSGNRSVDAGNALEAAGFTRVYNVLYGFEGELDEHHHRGTQNGWRFEGLPWEQC comes from the coding sequence ATGGAACACCTGACCCCGAAAGAAGCCGCCAAGTTTCTGGAAGACAATCCGAAGGCATTGTTCATCGACTGCCGCAGCGAGATGGAATACCTGTTCGTCGGTCACCCGGCAGGCGCCTTGCACGTGGCCTGGAACGATGGCCCGGATTGGGAAATCAACCCGCATTTCGTCGGCGAGGTGAAGAAGCTCGCCGGTCACGTCCATGACCGCCCCGTCGTGCTGATCTGCCGCTCCGGGAACCGCTCGGTCGATGCCGGCAACGCGCTGGAAGCCGCCGGCTTCACGCGCGTCTATAACGTGCTCTATGGCTTCGAGGGCGAGCTCGACGAACACCACCATCGCGGCACGCAGAATGGTTGGCGCTTCGAAGGACTGCCGTGGGAGCAGTGCTGA